CGCCGGCGAGGGGCCCAGGCATCGGTGTCGACGACGGTCGGAATCACTTCGACCTCCGCGGGATCACGCTCCGGCCGGCGCGAGCGTGCCCACGCGGCCAGCCACGCATTGCCCGCCGCGACACGGCTGGCGCCCGCCACCAGCTGGGAGTGCTGACAGCGCGGCTTGAGCCATGCAAAGTTCCGATTCGCGCGACTCACATTGGGAAGGAACACGGCGTCGTCGAAGTCGAACACCCAGCGCGGCTGAAGGCGCTCGAGCCGACTCGTGGCTCCCTCACCCAGGATCGGCCACAACTCGCGCTGGACCACGGCCACGTCATAGCGGCCTGCGGCTGCGAGCTGTCGCCAGCGGCGCATCAACGCCCGACCGAAGTCCACCGATTTGGCGAGCACTCGACCCGGCTCGTACAAGCGCGCAAACGCAGGCTCATCGAGCAGCGGCATGAGGTCGAGCTGCACGCCGAGCGATCGCAGCGCCGGCTGGAACTGCGAGATGCGATAGCGCGTCGAGGCTCCGGACGGAGGATACGGCGCGAACGCCACGACCTCGAGCATCAGGCGTGCTTCGGGGGAACCGCGAGATGTGCAGCACGCAGCAGAAGCGCACACCAGAACGCGAGTTGCGCGAGCGGGACCATGCCGACCAACCCGCTCGCCGTGAGATTGGTGACCAGTACCGCGACGACCAGCGGGGTGTGATAGCGGCTCATGTGGTAGGCCAATGAGGCGCTCGGAACGCGAGCACGGATCTGTGAACCGAGCTGAAACAGGCGACGCAGAACCACCAGGAACGCCACGAATCCGATGACCCCGGTTCCCGCCAGCACTTCGAGGAAGTAGTTCTCGGTACTCCCGAATACGATTCCGAGTCCGTTGTGCCGATCGGAGAAGTGCCGATAGCCGAGGTACCCGACGCCGAAGATCGGGTAGTCGAGGATCTGTCGCACCGCGGACTGCCAGTCCACGAATCGGATGTAGGCGGAGTAGGCCTCGAGCGAGCGCGGCTCGAAGCTGAGGGTTCGCCAGATGCGCCCCCAGTACTCGGAGGGCACCAACGGCACCGCGACGCCCACCAGCAGCAAGGTCGTCAGGAGTGGTCGCCATCCCGCTCGCCAGGAAACGA
Above is a window of Candidatus Eisenbacteria bacterium DNA encoding:
- a CDS encoding glycosyltransferase family 4 protein is translated as MLEVVAFAPYPPSGASTRYRISQFQPALRSLGVQLDLMPLLDEPAFARLYEPGRVLAKSVDFGRALMRRWRQLAAAGRYDVAVVQRELWPILGEGATSRLERLQPRWVFDFDDAVFLPNVSRANRNFAWLKPRCQHSQLVAGASRVAAGNAWLAAWARSRRPERDPAEVEVIPTVVDTDAWAPRRRNAGPPRLVWIGSGSTVRYLDPLRPALMRLTRQHPGLELHVIGARFEAPELRVFEHRWSSATEIELAAACDIGLAPLDDDDWSRGKCGLKLLLYLSLGLAAVASPVGVHTEILADGANGRLAASPEAFELAIDELLQDRTHRHALGDAGRTTVEERYSLRVVAPRLAALLRTAAESSRH